Part of the Bacillus cabrialesii genome is shown below.
AGACTTCCAGATAATCAGCCGGATGCTGCAGCGCCCAGTCGCGAGGCAGCTTTTGACCCGTCTTTGGAAGGACAGTATCGATGACAGCGTGCCTGTATTCTTTTACGGCAGCCGCCAGTTCCTCCCCTGTTTCGACATGGACGAGCACTGCTCTTCCTGATAAAGTTCCAAAATCAACCCCTATTGTGTAAGCCAAGTGACATCCCCCTCTCTACTTTTGAAGCCGGTGAAGCGCCTCGTTCCATTTTAATTCGTGTTTCAACTTGTGAATTGTCGTATCACGGGAAATGAGAATACTTTCGATTCCCGCCATTTCCGCCCAATCGAGCATTTGCTCCGCTGTCAGTTCATAAGACAAGCAGGTATGGTGTGCGCCGCCGGCTAAAATCCATGCCTCCGCCGCTGTTTTCAATGACGGTTCCGGCTTCCAGAGAACACGGGCCACAGGCAGATTCGGCATGTCTTTTTCAATTTCTTGTCCTTTGACCTCATTCAAAACAAGGCGGAAACGTCCTCCGATATCAACAAGGCTTGCTTGAATGGCTGAACCGCTGATGCCGTTAAAAACAAAACGAGCAGGGTCCTCCTTGCCTCCGATTGAAAGCGGATGAACCTCGATTTTCGGCTGATCCAAAGCGACAGTCGGACACACTTCAAGCATGTGCGAGCCAAGAATCATTTCATTTCCCGGTTCGAAATGATACGTATAATCTTCCATGAAGGAAGTTCTTTTTCCTTCAGCCATGATTTTCATCATCCGCACAAGAGCCGCTGTCTTCCAGTCTCCCTCTCCGGCAAACCCGTAGCCCTTCTCCATCAGGCGCTGAACCGCAAGTCCCGGCAGCTGTTTCATTCCGTGCAGCACTTCAAACGATGTCGTAAAAGCTGTGTAGCCTCCTTGTTCAAGAAAAGCGGTTAAGCCGAGTTCAATTTTCGCCTGTTCTTTAATGGACGCTACCTTTGCTTCGTCACGTTTTGTTTCCTCGCTGATGACATAAAGCCTGTCATACTCGGCATAAAGCGTGTCAACCTCGTCGTCCGTAATGCGGTTCATTACGTCAACAAGGTCTCCGATGCCATATCCGTCAACCTGCCAGCCAAATTGAATATGCGCCCCCACTTTGTCTCCGTCCGTTACCGCGACGTGACGCATGTTATCTCCGAATCTGGCAACCTTAATATGTCTGCTTTCATTTAATGCAGCCGCCGTATCCAACCATTGGGAAATCTCTTTCTTCACTGCTTTATCATCCCAATAGCCGGCAATGACTTTCCGGTTCAGCCCCATTCGCGAGTTGATATAACCGTACTCACGGTCGCCGTGTGCAGATTGGTTGCTGTTCATAAAATCCATGTCAATCGTTCCCCACGGAATATCGCGATTATATTGAGTATGCAGATGCATAAGCGGTTTTTGATAAGAGGAAAGGCCTTCTATCCACATTTTTGCGGGTGAAAATGTGTGCATCCATGTGATGATCCCGGCGCATGTCTCACTGTACTCCGCTTCTCTTAAGAGCTGTCTGATGGTTTCCGATGAAGTGACGACAGGCTTATGCGTAATTTTATATCTTGAAGAAATCCCGCTGAGCCCCTCACAAATGCTTTTCGCATGCTGATCCACCAGTTCCAGTGTCTCTTCTCCATATAGGTGCTGGCTTCCTGTTACAAACCAGAATTCATAATCCTTTGTCTGAAGCATGTAAACTGCCCCTTTCTTCCTATAATAAAACGCTTTCAATTACCTAAACAGATACGGACTAATAAGAAAAAACAAACCATATACAATTAATTTGTACGAACAACTTTATTATATTAGTAGGTTTATTGACTGTCAATCATTTTTGTATTCTTTTACAAAAATGATTGGTTACAAGGTTTTCAGGTGAAAAAACGTCTTCTTAAGAACTGTGATTGCTCTGTCAATCAATCTTCCGATTCGTTTTTCCATTAGAAAAAGCCCTGATGTATCAGGGCTAAACAAATGATAAGATGTGAATGATTAAGCTTTCTCTTAATAAGACGGCCAGCCTGAGCTCCAATTCAAATCATTGATTAACATCTTTGGTATGCCGTTGTCTTTTGCATCATAAGCATGACGCACGAGTATGTTCCCGTTAACGATATCCTGTCCGCCCGGCCCTCTCCACTGTTCATTGCCGGCATCAAGAATCGTACCTCCTCCGTCCATCATGCTTTTACCGTTTCTGTCTACATAAGGACCTGTAATATTTTTCGATCTGCCGTAAGCAATTTTGTACGTACTATTTACGCCTTCACAGCATTTATCGAATGAAACCATTAAGTAATAGTAGCCATTATTGTATGTTAATGTAGGGGCTTCCAGAGCGCCGCCGTTATTTGGTCTGGCTGCTATTGAATATAATGAACCAGTTGGTTTCATTGTATCTTTATTTAATTTTGTTAATTTAATTCCGCCCCAAAATGAACCAAACGCAAGCCAAGGATTTCCATCTTTGTCAATGGTTAATTCAGGATCAATGGCATTATAATTATTTGCATTTGTTGTCCGAGTAACAAGCCCTTCATCCTTCCAGCTGCCCGAACTGAGACTTGTAGCTGAAGCTAGCCCAATTAAAGATGTATTGCTGCCAAATGAAGAAACTGAATAGTAAAGCCAGTACTTTCCGTTGTAGTATGTCACATCCGGTGCCCATTGGTTTCGTTCGAAATTAGGCACATATTGCTTCCACCAAGATAAAGGACTAGTGAAAATTGACTTTTGAACCCTCCATACTCCGTTGCTGTCCGCTTTTAGAACACGTAGTCCGTTTTCCTTAGCAAGCCCTGTACCAAAAGCGTACCAAGTATTTCCTTCTTTTGCCATCGTCGGATCATGTAGAAGCTCGTTCGATGCCCCCCAAAAAGCGGCTGATGCCGGTAAAGCGGACAACATTACAGCACCAGCTGTTAAAGCTGCACAAGAAAAACGCAATAAGCTAGAAAACGCTTTCTTTTTCATATTCATCAAATCCTCCTTTTTTGGGATATAGAAAACTTGTCTATCATCCAGACTAGCACAAATTTTCTATATATATCCTTATTGTAGAGTTGCTTATTGAATTTGTACAGACAAAAAAATAGAATCCGCCTTTTACAGCGGATTCTGATGGTTTTTATTCATATGTGATTTGGTCAACTGTCTTTCGGTCTAATTTCTTAATCACTTCTGTAATTAATTTGACCGCGTTTTCATAATCGTCACGATGCAGCATGGCCGCATGCGTATGAATGTAGCGGGTGGCAATGGTGATGGACAGCGCAGGAACTCCGTTTGCCGTCAGATGGATAGCTCCCGAGTCCGTTCCGCCCCCGGCAATGGCATCAAATTGGTATGGAATGCCCGCTTCCTCTGCGGTAGCGACAACTGCATCGCGCAAACCTTTGTGAGAGACCATGGATGCATCGTACACGATAATCTGCGGGCCTTTGCCCATTTTGCTTTGAGCTTCCTTCTCGGAAATGCCAGGCGTGTCTCCTGCTATCCCTACATCAACACCAAACGCGATATCAGGCTGAATGGTGTGTGCGGCCGTTTTCGCTCCTCTCAGACCTACTTCCTCCTGCACGGTTCCGACGCCATACACAATATTTGGATGATCTGTGTTTTGTAAGTTTCTTAACACATCAATTGCAATCGCACAGCCGATGCGGTTGTCCCAGGCCTTCGCCAGTAAGAATTTTTCATTGTTCATGACCGTAAATTCAAAATGAGGTACGATCATATCTCCCGGGATTACACCCCATTCCAAGGCTTCTTCTCGGCTTGAAGCTCCAATATCAATAAACATGTCTTTTATTTCAACGGATTTTTTTCTCGCTTCAGGAGATAAAATATGCGGCGGCTTAGAGCCGATAACCCCTGTGATTTCGCCTTTTTTCGTCACGATGGTGACACGCTGGGCCAGCATAACCTGAGCCCACCAGCCGCCAACGGTTTGAAAACGAATAAAGCCTTTATCGGTGATTTGTGTCACCATAAAGCCGACTTCATCCAAATGCCCGGCGATCATAATTTTCGGGCCGTTTTCCGCACCTGTTTTTTTGGCAATTAAGCTGCCCAGCCGATCTGTTGTCACCTCATCAGCAAATGGCTCTATGTATGATTTCATCACTTGCCTTACTTCTCTCTCATTGCCCGGAATGCCCTTTGCATCTGTTAAATCTTTCAGCATGGTCAATGTTTCATCTAATTTTGCCATGTTCCAAAAACCTCCTTCATCAGTCCTGCATTCTTATTATACAAAACCTGGCGCTAACCATACGACTATTTCACTTGAAAATCGGGTATATGTTTTTAGAACTTTTTTTAGAAAAAGTGAAACCTTTTTCTATGCTCTTCGTATTACATCAGATCATCACAATAAGGGGGTGCCTTCACACAATGTTTGTCATGGTTCTAAGGATTATATTGCTTGCACTTTTTGCTTATTGTATTTATGCTGCGGTCAAATATGTCGCGAATCCAAAGAGAAGGCTCAAGATGGCCCAATCAAAAGAACATTTTTATATTATCGATGAACAGAACAATACCCGAAAAAACTTTCAGCTGACGTATAAAGGCGTGCTTTTTGAAGGAGAAAAGCATATTCCTTCCAAGGATCACCCGCTATTTATCCACACGATCTTTGTCTGGACAGAATCTCCCGAGAAGCTGAAGCATTTCTCTGCAAAAGATTTTGAGAACATTGAAGAAAAAGTGCTGGAACGATATCCAAATTGTAAGATTGACTGGGACCAGCCCATTAAACTCGCAAAAAAAGCAGAAGAGCGCTAAACGCTTTTCTGCTTTTTATAAATCAAACGGGCTGTAATAAATGCCGATCAAGATCGCTTCAATTACCAGAAGAAGCGGCACTCCGTACTTAAAAGACGCGTGTTTCGTTTTATGCCTGAAGGTCTGCATGCCGAGCCAGATACCGAGCGCTCCAAACACGATCGCTATCAGCCACAGCCGGTCTTCAGAAATTCTCCATTTGTGCTGCTGCGCTTTTCGTTTGTCAACGCCCATCACCCAAAAACCGCATAGATTCATCAGCACCAAATAGACAGCAATAACCATGTAGCCTCATCCTTTATATAAAAAAGCCGCTCTGCTGGAGAGCGGCTCTATATAATTACTTGTTTAATTGAGCTTTAGCAGCATCAGCAAGCTGATTGAACGCAGTAAGATCGTTTACAGCAAGATCAGCAAGCATTTTACGGTTTACTTCGATACCAGAAAGCTTAAGACCGTGCATTAAACGGCTGTAAGAAAGACCGTTCATGCGAGCAGCTGCGTTGATACGAGTGATCCAAAGCTTACGGAAATCACGTTTTTTCTGACGACGGTCACGGAAAGCATAGTTTCCAGATTTCATGACCTGCTGGTTAGCTACTTTGTATAATGTATGTTTTGAACCGAAATAACCTTTTGCTAATTTAAGAACCTTTTTACGACGCTTACGTGTAACAGTTCCGCCTTTTACTCTTGGCATTAAATTTCCCTCCTAATTGTTCCTTATCCGATTACTTGATGTTAGCAAGCATTTGTTTGATACGTTTGAAGTCTCCTGCGCTTACAACAGCACTCTTGCGAAGCTTACGCTTTTGCTTTTGAGATTTGTTGGCGAATAAGTGACTTGTGTATGCATGAGAACGTTTTAACTTCCCAGAACCTGTCTTTTTAAAACGTTTAGCAGATCCGCGGTGAGTTTTCATTTTTGGCATGGGATTTCCTCCTTATTGCTTTTCGTTTTTCGGCGCGAGCATTAAGAACATGCTGCGGCCGTCCATTTTTGGTTTTGTTTCGACTGTCGCAACCTCAGCACATGCTTCAGAAAAACGGTCTAACACACGCTGGCCGATTTCTTTATGAGTGATTGCGCGTCCTTTAAAGCGGATAGAAGCTTTCACTTTATCGCCTTTTTCAAGGAATTTAATCGCATTGCGCAACTTCGTGTTAAAGTCGTGCTCATCGATTGTCGGGCTTAATCTAACTTCTTTTAAGTTAATGATTTTTTGATTTTTGCGTGCTTCTTTATCCTTTTTCTGCTGCTCGAATCTGAACTTTCCGTAGTCCATGATGCGGCAGACAGGCGGTTTTGCATTCGCTGCAACTAACACAAGGTCAAGATTTGCGCGGCCGGCGATTTCAAGTGCTTCCTGACGGGACTTGATTCCAAGCTGGTCGCCATTTTGTCCGATTAAACGGACCTCACGTGCACGGATACCCTCATTAACCAATTGATCTTTGCTAATAATGAGCCACCTCCATAGTTTCTTCGAATTGATTCACAACTCATTTTGACTGCATTCTGCAGGCAAACAAAAAGTGTGGGCATTATAAAACACCCACACTACGAACATCTGTATCAATAAAAATGTACGGTCAACCTGCCAACTACATGCATGTGTCAATCAGGTGAGAAGCGGGTGCTTCTGCTTGTGATTTATATTCAATTCAATAACTATTCTACACAATACCGGATCTTTAGTCAAGGACGACTTATCCGGAACAACTTTTACATTGTAACACGGGTTTTCTATGAGCGCAAGAGAGAAAAAGAAAATCTTTCATCCCCACCCAGAATGCAAAGAGCCAACAATTCCCCCCTGATTTCGCAATTTACAACAAAACCACCGACAGGAAGAAATGTAAAACAAAGTTAATCTCTGACCGATATAAGAAGCAGAAGGGAGCCTGACACATGAACAAACTGATACAGCTTGCTTTATTTTTCACATTGATATTAACCGGTTGCTCGAATAGCAGCACATCTTCCGAATCAAAAGTCGAAACTGTTAAGACAACTGCAGCATTTCCTCAAAAGGAGCTGGAGAAAGAGCTAAAAAAACTAAAACCCGTTTCATTAGACATGAAGTTCGAGAGTCCACTCGCTACTGAGTTAGGAAAGCGGAAGGCAAAAGAAGAAGCTGAAAAGCAAAGACAAATCGCCGCCGAGAAAAAGCTTGAAAAGGAACGGGAGGCGAAACGAAAGAAACAGCAGGAGGAAAAAGCGGAGAGACAGCGATTGACAGAGCAGCAGGCGGCAGAGAATCAGCGATTAGCGGAAGCAAAAAGACAAGCTGAACTTGAAAGACAGCGGCAGGCAGCAATCAAAAAAGAGCAGAAAGCGAACGCTGAGAAAAAGCGGCAATCACAGGCACAACGGCAGCAGACCGAGGCACCCTCATCTAATAGTCAAGATCCACCATCTTCCTCGAGTCAGACGGATAAAACCATTCAACAGCCAGCTTCAGAGCTTCCTGATGACGATGGTTATGGTTATGAAGAACGAAAAAAGTGGCATGACGATCAAGTAGAATGGGGCATTAAACAAGGGTATATCGATCCCGAAGACGCACCATAAAATAAAAAAAGCCAAGGCATTCAGCCTTGGCTTATCCTCCGATCAGCTGCACGAACACAGGGATGACCAGAACCGTTACCACTCCTACTACGACAACAGCAATGCTTGCCATAGCAGCTTCAACTTCTCCCATCTCAATCCCGACCGCTACACCAAGTGCATGTCCGGATGTTCCAAGAGCCAATCCTTTAGAAATCGGATTCTTTACTTTAAACACCTTCAAGAACAAAGCTCCGAGCGCATACACAATGACAGCGTTAAAGATGACCGCAAAGGCAGTGATATCGCTGATGCCTCCGATATCTTTTGATAAAGGAAGAGCAATCGCCGTTGTAGCCGCCTGCGGAAGCATGCTTTTCATTACGGCCGAATCGAGATGAATGCCTTTAGCGAGCAAATAAACAATCGTGACAGAGCAGATAGAGCCGGCAATAATGGAGGCCATGATTTGCCACCAATATTTTTTCAGCTTATCTCTTTGTTTGTACAAAGGAATGGCAAATGCGATCGTTGCAGGTTCAAGGAAAAACTTAATGATTTCTCCCCCGTTATTATAGTCCGCGTAGGAAAAACCGCCGATTTTTAAAAATGCGATCCCCAGCACCATGGCCACAAACAAAGGAGTGAAAAGGAAGAATCCTTTCGTTCTCTTAAATAAAAAGGTGCCGATGCCGAATGCAGCAAGTGATACGACAATTCCGAAATAAGGACTCATTGTGCTTTCCATGTGATGAACCTCCTGTTTCCTTAATGGTGAACGAGTTCTTTATTGTTCTGCGGGCTTTGCACTGTTTTTGTTTTCATGTCAACTTCAGTTTTGCGTTTTCCGCTCAGCGAAAGAATCATCTGAGAAAATAATCCCGTAGCCCCCAGCAAAATGATTGTTGCAAGCAGAATGACAAGAACGATTTGCAGACCGTACTGCTGCATCACACCAAGTGAATTCATAACAGATATACCTGACGGGACAAATAAAAATCCGATCAGAGAGGTTAAAGACGTTCCGAGCGTTTCTACTTGTTCCAGTTTAATGACTTTCAAACATAATAGGAGAAATAATAAGACCAGCCCTACAACCGATGCCGGGATAGGTATTGGGACAATAGCGGCAATCATATTTGAAACCAGCATAATGACGGCAAAAATAAATGCTTGTGTTAAAAACCCGTACACTTTTTTAGCACTCATTTTCTTCACCTCTTTCTCTTTGGTACCCCCATTATAAATAAAAACCTCCCATTATGAAGCGCTTACAAGATAACATGCCGAATAGCCGGACTGAGTTGCAGAATCAAATGGCTGAAATGCAAAAAGCCGCCCATCAAATATGGAGCAGCTTTTTCAATTCCTTCGCATATGTCCGGCTCACCGGGATTTTTGAGCCGTCTTTCATGATCAAGTTATACGTTGAATTAAACCATGGCTGAATTTCTTTAATATATTCGGTATTGACGACAAAGCTCCGATGGACGCGGATAAAATCAGCATCAGGCAGCTTTTTCTCAATGACAACGAGCGTATCGCTGACCGTATAAGATGTATCAAAGGTTTTTACATTCACATGACGATCTTCCGTTCCGGCATAGATAATGTCCTTCGTATCTACGATCACAATCGATTCTCCTACAGACAGCGCGAGTTTGTGCTGGCCGGAATGGCTGCTCTGATCTGCTTCTACAATATCCCGATTTACTTTTTTATATTTTTTCAGCGTTTGCTGAATTCTTTCCTCATCGAAAGGCTTGGTTAAATAATCAAGAGCGTCCACCTCAAACGCTTTGAGCGCGTATTGGTCATACGCTGTCGCAAACACAACAGCAGGAGGATGCTTCATTTTCTTCAATCGCTTTGCGATATCAAAACCGTTTTCTCCGGATAAATCAACGTCTAAAAACAGCAAATCAGGTTTTTGATCCATCATTTGGTCAAAAGCGGATTCAATATTTTCCGCTTCATTGATTTCTATTTCCTCATTGTTCCGCTTGAGCAAGTAAGCCAGTTCATCCCTTGCCAGCATCTCATCATCAACTATTAACACCCTGAGCATGTTCTTCTCCCTCTTTCATCTGTTGCATTGGCACTCGAAAGGAAACCTCTGTCCCTTTATGAACCTCACTCCTGATATTCAGTGCGGCCTGCTGTCCGAATAAACCGACCAGCCGCTGATTCAGGTTACAAAGCGCTGTACCGGTTCCCTCCTTAGATGGAAATGGTTTCTTTCCCAGTTCCGGGAGGATGTCAGGCGGAATTCCGCGTCCGTTATCGGTCACCTTCAAATAGACTGCTGTATCCTCAGATAAGACACAGACCGTAACCTTGCACATGTCTTGTTTTTTCGGAAACGCATGCCGAAGCGCATTCTCCACAAGCACTTGCAGAACAAACGGCGGGATTTCAATCTGTTCCAGCCTGCTGTCGATATTGAGCTCAATCTTATATTTCCCGGGAAAACGCGCCTGTTCTAGTGATAAATAAGCGTGAAGGTGGTTCAGCTCCTTTGAGAGCGGTATCAGCAGCTGTCTGGCTCCTTGAAGGTTTGAACGAAAATAAACACTGAGCTGCAATAAGAGCTTACGGGTTTTTTCAACATCCGAGCGGCATAACGCAGAAATCGTGTTGATCGCATTAAATAAAAAATGCGGATTGACCTGTGCTTGCAGCGCTTTGATTTCAGCATCCTTGAGAAGTTTGCTTTGGAGCTCCGCTTCCCCAAGCTCAAGCTGTGTCGAAAACAGCATAGCCAGCCCTTCAGCAAGCTCCTCCTCTACCTGGCTAAGGCCTGCCGGGTTTTTAAAATACATTTTTAAGGTCCCGATCGTGTTGCCGTTTGATGTCAGCGGCAGCACGATCGCCGCGTGCAAAGGACATTCAGAATGCGTGCATTCAATCTCTTCCTGAGAAATGGCCTTCATGATTTCTCCTGTTTTAATCACCTTTTTGGACAAGCCGGTAATCAAGCTTTTGGATGGGATGTGGTGATCCATTCCCGCGCCGACATGCGCAAGGATCTTTTCTTTGTCAGTGAGAGACACAGCATCTGTTCCGGTCAGTTTATGGATAATGGCCGCCACACTTTTACAGGAGTTTTCATTGAGTCCTTGGCGGAAAAATGGGAGCGTCTGGTCGGCAATCGTCAGCACTCTATGCGTTTCAAGCGCCCTTGCCTGCTCTTCCTTGCGAATGATCGCCTGAATAATCGACAGGAAAATAAAACTGCCTGTTCCATTGATGAGTATCATCGGAATCCCGATCATGCTGACCAGCTCCCAAGCGTCACTGAATGGCTTTGCCATCAGCAAAATAATCACCATTTGCAGTGTCTCCATGCCGATTCCCACAAGAGCGGCGATGCGCGGTGTCGGCATTCGATAGCGCTTCGTAAAATACCTGCCGATCAAGCCTGCAAGAACCCCCGCTAAAACGGACGATACCGCACAGCTTAAGGCCGTGCTGCCGCCTAGCGAAAAGCGATGCAGGCCCGCCAGAATACCGATCCCTGCCCCTACAAACGGACCTCCGAGAAGGCCTCCGATTTCCACGCCCAAAATACGGGTATTCGCGATCGAGCCGGATGGATCTATCGCAAACACCCAGTCATTGTTTACAATCATATTTTTTTGAATTTCGATGCCTGTATAATTGCTGATGATGCTGAAAAGAGAAAAAATAGAAATTAAAACCGCTTTTCCTTTATAGCCGTCCTGATTTTGGAGAGCCTGTCTGAAAAGCTTCGTATGGGCGAGAATGAAGCCCAATATAACGATAATTCCTACCCTCTCAAGCATCATAATCATTAAATGGATCATGCATGTCACCTGTTCTTTCCGTCTTCATTCTAGCATGTTTTCATTTCATGGCTGACTGTTTTTTTAAAATCATCTGAAAACATATTTCCACAAGGCTTTTATCTATTGTAAAATAAAACATGAGCCTTTTGGCAGAAAGATTTGAATCTGAAGCAGAGGAGAAGATCATGAAAGCCGTATTTTTTGATTTAGACGACACACTACTTTGGGACGAAAAAAGCGTCAGAACAACATTTGCAGAAACTTGCTTACAGGCGGAGAAAAAATATGGCCTTGATCCGCAGGAATTCGAAGCAGCTGTTCGTGAAGCGGCTAGAGAATTGTACATGTCTTATGAGACGTATCCATATACAGTGATGATCGGCATAAACCCGTTCGAAGGACTGTGGTCCAATTTCTCAGAACCGATCAGTGAAGGATTTCAGAAGCTGAACAAGATTGTGCCCGAGTACAGAAGAAACGCATGGACAAACGGGCTGAAAACGCTTGGCATCGATGATCCCGCATATGGCGAATACTTGGGAGAGTTTTTCGCGGCAGAGCGCAGAAAACGCCCGTTTGTATATGATGAAACATTCGCTGTGCTCGATCAATTAAAAGGCAAATATGAATTGCTGCTTTTGACAAACGGCGATCCGAGTCTGCAAAAGGAGAAGCTCGCCGGCGTGCCTGAACTCGCCCCTTATTTCAATGAAATCGTCATCTCAGGCGCTTTCGGCAAAGGAAAACCGGATGTTTCCATTTTTGAACACTGCCTTAAGCTGATGAATATCGAAAAAGACGATGCGATCATGGTCGGCGATAATTTGAATACGGATATTTTAGGCGCTTCAAGAGCTGGAATCAAAACCGTTTGGATCAACCGGACAGATAAGAAAAACGAAACCGATGTGACGCCTGATTACATCATCAGCAGCCTTCATGATTTGTTTCCTTTATTAGAGAAATAAAAAAAGCATGATCTCTTCAATGAGATCATGCTTTTTTATGTTATTTTTTCGCTTCAGCTACTGCCTTTTTCACAAAATCATCAAGTGAAATGGTTTCGGAGTTCTGCTCTCCGTACTTACGGACGTTTACCGCGCCGTTTTCGGCTTCTTGGTCACCGACCACAAGCATGTACGGGATTTTTTGCATTTGCGCTTCACGGATTTTATAGCCGATTTTTTCATCACGGCTGTCTACTTCTACGCGAAGGCCTTCACGCTGCAGGCGTTCCTGCACTTTTTTCGCGTAGTCTAAATGCACTGCCGGAGAAACCGGGATGACTTGGAATTGAACCGGTGCAAGCCATGTTGGCAGCGCGCCTTTGTGTTCTTCGATTAAGAAGGCAACAAAGCGTTCCATTGTTGATACGACACCTCTGTGAATAACAACCGGACGGTGCTGCTTGCCGTCTTCACCGATATAAGTCAGATCGAAACGTTCAGGCAATAAGAAGTCAAGCTGAACTGT
Proteins encoded:
- the araA gene encoding L-arabinose isomerase; this translates as MLQTKDYEFWFVTGSQHLYGEETLELVDQHAKSICEGLSGISSRYKITHKPVVTSSETIRQLLREAEYSETCAGIITWMHTFSPAKMWIEGLSSYQKPLMHLHTQYNRDIPWGTIDMDFMNSNQSAHGDREYGYINSRMGLNRKVIAGYWDDKAVKKEISQWLDTAAALNESRHIKVARFGDNMRHVAVTDGDKVGAHIQFGWQVDGYGIGDLVDVMNRITDDEVDTLYAEYDRLYVISEETKRDEAKVASIKEQAKIELGLTAFLEQGGYTAFTTSFEVLHGMKQLPGLAVQRLMEKGYGFAGEGDWKTAALVRMMKIMAEGKRTSFMEDYTYHFEPGNEMILGSHMLEVCPTVALDQPKIEVHPLSIGGKEDPARFVFNGISGSAIQASLVDIGGRFRLVLNEVKGQEIEKDMPNLPVARVLWKPEPSLKTAAEAWILAGGAHHTCLSYELTAEQMLDWAEMAGIESILISRDTTIHKLKHELKWNEALHRLQK
- a CDS encoding glycoside hydrolase family 43 protein; this encodes MKKKAFSSLLRFSCAALTAGAVMLSALPASAAFWGASNELLHDPTMAKEGNTWYAFGTGLAKENGLRVLKADSNGVWRVQKSIFTSPLSWWKQYVPNFERNQWAPDVTYYNGKYWLYYSVSSFGSNTSLIGLASATSLSSGSWKDEGLVTRTTNANNYNAIDPELTIDKDGNPWLAFGSFWGGIKLTKLNKDTMKPTGSLYSIAARPNNGGALEAPTLTYNNGYYYLMVSFDKCCEGVNSTYKIAYGRSKNITGPYVDRNGKSMMDGGGTILDAGNEQWRGPGGQDIVNGNILVRHAYDAKDNGIPKMLINDLNWSSGWPSY
- a CDS encoding M42 family metallopeptidase produces the protein MAKLDETLTMLKDLTDAKGIPGNEREVRQVMKSYIEPFADEVTTDRLGSLIAKKTGAENGPKIMIAGHLDEVGFMVTQITDKGFIRFQTVGGWWAQVMLAQRVTIVTKKGEITGVIGSKPPHILSPEARKKSVEIKDMFIDIGASSREEALEWGVIPGDMIVPHFEFTVMNNEKFLLAKAWDNRIGCAIAIDVLRNLQNTDHPNIVYGVGTVQEEVGLRGAKTAAHTIQPDIAFGVDVGIAGDTPGISEKEAQSKMGKGPQIIVYDASMVSHKGLRDAVVATAEEAGIPYQFDAIAGGGTDSGAIHLTANGVPALSITIATRYIHTHAAMLHRDDYENAVKLITEVIKKLDRKTVDQITYE
- the ysdB gene encoding sigma W pathway protein YsdB, with the protein product MFVMVLRIILLALFAYCIYAAVKYVANPKRRLKMAQSKEHFYIIDEQNNTRKNFQLTYKGVLFEGEKHIPSKDHPLFIHTIFVWTESPEKLKHFSAKDFENIEEKVLERYPNCKIDWDQPIKLAKKAEER
- a CDS encoding DUF1294 domain-containing protein, which produces MVIAVYLVLMNLCGFWVMGVDKRKAQQHKWRISEDRLWLIAIVFGALGIWLGMQTFRHKTKHASFKYGVPLLLVIEAILIGIYYSPFDL
- the rplT gene encoding 50S ribosomal protein L20, whose product is MPRVKGGTVTRKRRKKVLKLAKGYFGSKHTLYKVANQQVMKSGNYAFRDRRQKKRDFRKLWITRINAAARMNGLSYSRLMHGLKLSGIEVNRKMLADLAVNDLTAFNQLADAAKAQLNK
- the rpmI gene encoding 50S ribosomal protein L35 — its product is MPKMKTHRGSAKRFKKTGSGKLKRSHAYTSHLFANKSQKQKRKLRKSAVVSAGDFKRIKQMLANIK
- the infC gene encoding translation initiation factor IF-3, with the protein product MISKDQLVNEGIRAREVRLIGQNGDQLGIKSRQEALEIAGRANLDLVLVAANAKPPVCRIMDYGKFRFEQQKKDKEARKNQKIINLKEVRLSPTIDEHDFNTKLRNAIKFLEKGDKVKASIRFKGRAITHKEIGQRVLDRFSEACAEVATVETKPKMDGRSMFLMLAPKNEKQ
- the lrgB gene encoding antiholin-like protein LrgB; this encodes MESTMSPYFGIVVSLAAFGIGTFLFKRTKGFFLFTPLFVAMVLGIAFLKIGGFSYADYNNGGEIIKFFLEPATIAFAIPLYKQRDKLKKYWWQIMASIIAGSICSVTIVYLLAKGIHLDSAVMKSMLPQAATTAIALPLSKDIGGISDITAFAVIFNAVIVYALGALFLKVFKVKNPISKGLALGTSGHALGVAVGIEMGEVEAAMASIAVVVVGVVTVLVIPVFVQLIGG
- the lrgA gene encoding antiholin-like murein hydrolase modulator LrgA, whose product is MSAKKVYGFLTQAFIFAVIMLVSNMIAAIVPIPIPASVVGLVLLFLLLCLKVIKLEQVETLGTSLTSLIGFLFVPSGISVMNSLGVMQQYGLQIVLVILLATIILLGATGLFSQMILSLSGKRKTEVDMKTKTVQSPQNNKELVHH
- the lytT gene encoding two-component system response regulator LytT, which gives rise to MLRVLIVDDEMLARDELAYLLKRNNEEIEINEAENIESAFDQMMDQKPDLLFLDVDLSGENGFDIAKRLKKMKHPPAVVFATAYDQYALKAFEVDALDYLTKPFDEERIQQTLKKYKKVNRDIVEADQSSHSGQHKLALSVGESIVIVDTKDIIYAGTEDRHVNVKTFDTSYTVSDTLVVIEKKLPDADFIRVHRSFVVNTEYIKEIQPWFNSTYNLIMKDGSKIPVSRTYAKELKKLLHI